From the Brassica napus cultivar Da-Ae chromosome A8, Da-Ae, whole genome shotgun sequence genome, one window contains:
- the LOC106442805 gene encoding uncharacterized protein LOC106442805 translates to MADQTAEEVIAEINKKLMDAYRSEEAFWKQRSRLLWLTLGDKNTGFFHAVSKGRKARNRLTVMENAHGEAVYEEELIAVEIARYFKDIFTTTSTDGGEVISRALSRKIKDETNATLTSIPSAKEIKKALFAIHPDKAPGPDGFSASFFQANWDAVGPAIVAEVREFFITGSMPAMINRTHVRLIPKGQNAIKVADFRPIALCNVYYKIISKLLSLRLRPVLSGIISENQSAFLPGRAIADNVLITHEILHYLKTSDAKKHCYMAVKTDMSKAYDRLEWNFIQKVLEELGFDPKWVNWVMQCISTVSYSFLVNDAALGEVILSRGIRQGDPLSPYVFILCGEVFSGLCRAGQTSGALTGVKIGHRCPRINHLLFADDTMIFTKASTENCSALTLILKDYEKASGQLINATKSSISFSSKTPWETRARVKLLLGIEKEGGTGKYLGLPELFSRRKRDHFSSIVDRIKLRAAAWSTHRLSSSGKLTMLKSVLTAVPTFSMSCFLLSVGLCDQIQSALTRFWCDHDPSTRNICWVAWDNLTQHKDVGGLGLRDIQDFNVAMLAKNAWRILTNPECLLARLLIGKYCHSSSFLSAPCPSSASHGWRGVVAGCQLLQLQLGKAIGNGNSTKFWSDSWISSTSRTIPFGPPTEASRDIFVSDLLIRGSDEWNHTMVESTLPTLAQDIYLIKPSIYMVEDTYVWLKTKTGSYSVKSGYYALREAATDQRAIQPPHETFNGQKLVWKLPTSPKLKLFLWKLCRGALALGTNLQVRGIDTNGACPHCAEPETALHLFFLCPFARQAWDLAPLSSRPDFSTAVSLHDCFELMSTLICLPPTGIHSNFYSWLLWGLWTARNLILFENRATPARTVVGKAVSSAREWLLAQTSEPIAKTHTTPDLAIPPTEVEVVLCNTDAAWSVSKQAGLGWCFEKKTQGFYSEGSKAINHISSPLMAEALAMREALQEAKRTSLLNVWFRTDSQELARAINSKSYPVELFGVLMDIEFLSLSFSYICFSFIGRGHNGMADSIAKSALHRHVSILY, encoded by the coding sequence ATGGCAGATCAAACAGCTGAGGAAGTTATTGCAGAGATTAACAAGAAGCTCATGGATGCTTACAGATCGGAGGAAGCTTTTTGGAAGCAAAGAAGCAGACTGCTTTGGCTGACTTTGGGTGATAAGAATACAGGGTTTTTCCATGCTGTTTCCAAAGGACGAAAGGCGCGGAACAGACTAACAGTGATGGAAAATGCGCATGGAGAAGCTGTTTATGAAGAAGAACTCATTGCGGTAGAGATAGCTCGGTACTTCAAGGATATCTTCACCACTACAAGCACAGATGGAGGAGAAGTGATATCACGAGCTCTTTCTCGCAAGATCAAAGACGAGACTAACGCCACCCTCACCTCCATTCCGTCAGCAAAAGAGATAAAAAAGGCCCTCTTTGCGATCCACCCCGATAAGGCGCCGGGACCCGACGGCTTCTCGGCTTCTTTCTTTCAAGCAAATTGGGATGCAGTTGGGCCAGCCATTGTGGCCGAGGTTCGTGAGTTCTTTATCACAGGAAGCATGCCGGCGATGATCAACAGGACACACGTGAGACTCATACCGAAAGGACAGAATGCGATTAAAGTGGCAGATTTTCGCCCCATCGCACTTTGCAACGTCTACTATAAGATCATATCGAAACTTCTCTCTCTTCGACTACGACCTGTCCTCAGTGGGATAATATCCGAGAACCAATCCGCTTTCTTACCGGGTAGAGCAATTGCGGATAATGTTCTTATTACCCACGAGATACTCCATTATCTCAAGACGTCGGACGCAAAGAAACACTGTTACATGGCGGTGAAGACAGATATGAGCAAAGCTTATGACCGCTTGGAGTGGAACTTTATCCAAAAGGTCTTGGAGGAACTAGGTTTTGACCCAAAGTGGGTTAACTGGGTGATGCAGTGTATCTCAACGGTCTCCTACTCCTTTCTAGTGAACGACGCAGCACTAGGAGAGGTTATACTATCCCGAGGTATCCGACAAGGAGACCCCCTCTCCCCTTATGTATTTATACTCTGTGGGGAGGTTTTTTCCGGACTATGCAGAGCGGGACAGACGAGTGGAGCTCTAACTGGAGTAAAGATTGGACACCGATGTCCTCGGATCAATCATCTCCTCTTTGCCGATGATACGATGATCTTCACCAAAGCTTCGACGGAAAATTGCTCTGCCCTTACACTGATCCTTAAAGATTATGAGAAAGCCTCGGGTCAGCTAATCAATGCTACCAAgtcatccatctccttctcatcgAAAACACCATGGGAGACTCGAGCCCGAGTCAAATTACTCCTTGGTATCGAAAAAGAAGGTGGAACAGGTAAATATCTTGGACTACCAGAGCTTTTCTCGAGAAGGAAACGCGACCACTTCTCATCCATAGTAGACAGGATCAAACTCCGAGCCGCAGCATGGTCCACTCATCGCCTCTCCTCTTCCGGAAAGCTCACTATGCTAAAATCAGTACTTACCGCGGTACCTACTTTTTCTATGTCATGCTTCCTTCTCTCGGTGGGGCTCTGTGACCAGATTCAATCAGCTCTCACCCGTTTCTGGTGCGATCATGATCCCTCAACAAGAAACATATGCTGGGTGGCCTGGGACAACCTTACGCAGCATAAGGATGTTGGTGGCTTAGGTCTTCGGGATATACAAGATTTCAACGTCGCCATGCTTGCAAAGAACGCTTGGCGCATCCTCACCAACCCGGAGTGTCTCCTAGCACGACTGCTTATAGGAAAGTACTGTCACAGCTCTAGCTTCCTCTCAGCTCCTTGCCCATCCTCCGCTTCTCACGGATGGAGAGGCGTGGTAGCGGGATGTCAGTTGCTACAACTGCAACTAGGAAAAGCCATAGGCAATGGGAATTCTACTAAATTTTGGTCAGACTCATGGATCAGCTCAACCTCTCGCACCATTCCTTTTGGGCCGCCGACGGAAGCAAGCAGGGATATCTTCGTCTCAGACCTCCTCATAAGAGGTTCTGATGAATGGAATCACACAATGGTGGAATCAACTCTCCCCACCCTGGCGCAGGATATCTATCTCATTAAACCGAGTATCTATATGGTAGAGGATACTTATGTTTGGCTAAAGACTAAAACAGGATCTTACAGTGTCAAATCTGGTTACTACGCCTTACGAGAAGCTGCCACAGACCAACGAGCCATACAACCTCCGCACGAAACTTTCAACGGGCAAAAGCTTGTTTGGAAATTACCGACGTCTCCAAAGCTTAAACTCTTCTTGTGGAAACTATGTCGAGGAGCTCTTGCTTTGGGCACAAACCTTCAGGTAAGGGGAATTGATACGAATGGAGCCTGCCCTCACTGCGCTGAACCGGAGACAGCGTTGCATCTATTCTTTCTATGCCCTTTTGCACGACAAGCCTGGGACCTTGCTCCATTATCCTCACGCCCGGATTTCTCCACAGCGGTTTCACTCCATGACTGCTTTGAGCTCATGTCGACCTTGATATGCTTGCCACCAACCGGCATACACAGCAACTTCTACTCGTGGCTATTGTGGGGCCTTTGGACCGCAAGAAACTTAATACTCTTTGAAAACAGAGCAACACCGGCGCGTACCGTGGTGGGGAAGGCAGTGTCATCAGCTCGCGAATGGCTTCTGGCTCAGACATCAGAACCGATAGCGAAGACACATACTACCCCCGACTTAGCGATACCACCCACTGAGGTAGAGGTGGTCTTATGCAACACAGACGCCGCGTGGTCTGTATCCAAACAAGCCGGGCTAGGGTGGTGCtttgagaagaaaacacaaggtttCTACTCGGAAGGCTCAAAGGCGATTAACCACATATCCTCTCCCCTCATGGCGGAAGCGCTGGCTATGAGGGAGGCACTACAGGAAGCGAAGCGCACATCTCTCCTCAACGTCTGGTTTCGAACCGACTCACAAGAGCTCGCTAGAGCTATAAACTCGAAGTCATATCCGGTGGAGCTTTTCGGAGTTCTCATGGATATCGAGTTCCTATCCTTGTCTTTCTCTTACATTTGCTTTTCTTTCATTGGTCGCGGACACAATGGGATGGCAGACTCGATTGCGAAGTCTGCTCTTCACCGTCATGTCTCGATCTTGTACTGA
- the LOC106444713 gene encoding aspartic proteinase Asp1-like, whose product MTGPAELLLYNDKITSVKGLNFIFESGSKNVTYAGDIRKDLKGTALMDTKEDKSLPVCWKDKKPLESLYDVKKYFKTITLRFGSDQKKGQLFQVPPESYLITTEEGSVCLGILNGAEIGLDDYNIIGDILFQGIIVIYDNEKQRIGWIPSDCDVLPKFYTLLCESRPWRRFVEGGGLLSNSKRLWFDKMVFSGTDSSKKKKDGEL is encoded by the exons ATGACTGGACCCGCAGAGCTTCTTCTCTATAACGACAAGATCACAAGTGTCAAAGGCCTTAACTTCATTTTCGAAAGTGGAAGCAAAAACGTTACTTATGCTGGTGAT ATACGTAAAGATTTGAAGGGTACGGCTTTGATGGACACAAAAGAAGATAAAAGCTTACCTGTCTGTTGGAAAGACAAAAAGCCTTTGGAATCATTATATGATGTGAAAAAATACTTCAAGACCATTACTTTAAGATTTGGGAGTGATCAAAAGAAAGGTCAGCTGTTTCAGGTTCCACCTGAGTCATATCTCATTACCACT GAAGAAGGAAGCGTATGTTTGGGGATTTTAAATGGAGCTGAGATCGGGCTCGATGACTACAACATCATTGGAG ACATATTATTCCAAGGGATAATAGTGATCTACGACAATGAGAAGCAGAGGATTGGATGGATTCCTTCAGACTGTGACGTGCTTCCCAAGTTCTATACCCTTTTG TGTGAATCAAGACCATGGAGGAGATTTGTCGAAGGAGGAGGCCTCCTATCCAATTCCAAGAGGCTTTGGTTTGATAAGATGGTTTTCTCGGGAACTGATTCttctaagaagaagaaagatggagAGCTTTGA
- the LOC106444714 gene encoding late embryogenesis abundant protein 1, translated as MSQQAFNAGQTKGQAREKAEQWTESAKQTAQSARDKTAEVAQSAHDKAIDVTHSAQNKSADKSHSTRESAQHGQEQTTGFLGQTGESVKNMAQGALDGVKNSLGMNEKK; from the exons ATGTCACAACAAGCATTCAATGCTGGCCAAACCAAGGGCCAAGCTCGC GAGAAGGCCGAGCAGTGGACTGAGTCTGCCAAGCAGACTGCACAATCAGCACGTGATAAGACTGCAGAGGTGGCACAATCAGCACATGACAAGGCAATTGATGTTACACATTCGGCACAAAACAAGTCTGCTGATAAATCTCATTCCACCAGAGAATCCGCCCAACATGGCCAAGAACAAACCACTGGTTTTCTCGGCCAG ACAGGAGAATCTGTGAAGAACATGGCTCAAGGTGCTTTAGATGGTGTTAAGAACAGTCTTGGCATGAATGAGAAGAAATGA
- the LOC106449990 gene encoding F-box/kelch-repeat protein At2g44700-like → MSPSQFSSLPNDIAWQVLARVPKCKYPLLACVSKNFTYLVQSPEIHKIRSLLRKDSLYISFRNKNDRAQNPRWYTLRRAENNPSENQFVVSVNPALPNHYHRMPSIVAHGPEIFFICGPFFQSPSFWVFDSRTDELRRGPTMNANRTYKSVGVVGRKLYVVGGVRSNENVAESFDLATETWEPAPIPKEEKTWHASATVSLDWKVCALMLVGAYAVCYDPWDGSCQSFALPKDKWWKTGVCGMENVLYVYYARFGLMWYDTELRVWRVVNGLSDVKKVRSVGMAEYYGKVALLWKEHGGCGKEIWCRMIAMGKCEEGVKGTAESAQLLGSVPDGYRMDHCLSVSD, encoded by the coding sequence ATGTCGCCGTCACAGTTTTCCTCACTGCCTAACGACATAGCGTGGCAAGTCTTAGCCCGCGTGCCGAAATGCAAATACCCACTCCTCGCTTGCGTCTCCAAGAACTTCACTTATCTTGTTCAGTCGCCGGAGATTCACAAGATTCGCTCTCTCCTCCGCAAAGATTCCCTCTACATCTCCTTCAGGAACAAAAACGATCGCGCCCAGAACCCGCGTTGGTACACTCTGCGCAGAGCGGAGAACAATCCGAGCGAGAACCAGTTCGTCGTCTCCGTCAACCCCGCGCTTCCTAACCATTACCACCGCATGCCCTCGATCGTCGCTCACGGTCCGGAGATTTTCTTTATCTGCGGCCCGTTCTTTCAGTCGCCAAGCTTTTGGGTCTTTGATTCTCGAACCGACGAGCTTCGACGAGGACCAACCATGAACGCGAACCGAACGTACAAAAGCGTGGGAGTAGTCGGGCGCAAGCTATACGTGGTCGGAGGAGTAAGATCTAACGAGAATGTCGCCGAGTCATTTGACCTAGCGACGGAAACTTGGGAGCCAGCGCCGATCCCTAAGGAAGAAAAGACGTGGCACGCGTCTGCCACGGTGTCATTAGACTGGAAGGTGTGTGCGTTAATGCTCGTTGGAGCCTACGCTGTTTGCTACGATCCTTGGGATGGTTCTTGCCAGAGTTTTGCTTTGCCTAAGGATAAGTGGTGGAAAACGGGTGTTTGTGGGATGGAGAATGTGCTCTACGTTTATTACGCTAGGTTCGGGCTGATGTGGTATGACACTGAGCTGAGGGTATGGAGAGTGGTGAATGGTTTGAGTGATGTCAAAAAGGTTCGATCCGTTGGGATGGCGGAATACTATGGAAAGGTGGCGCTTTTGTGGAAAGAACATGGTGGTTGTGGAAAGGAGATTTGGTGTAGAATGATTGCTATGGGTAAGTGTGAAGAAGGGGTCAAGGGGACTGCAGAATCGGCTCAACTTCTGGGGAGTGTCCCTGATGGCTACAGAATGGATCATTGTCTATCAGTTTCAGATTAA